CACCCCGTTCGGCGTCGGGGGCAACGGCTGCTCCCGAACCGGAGCCCCGCCCCCTGCTGGGCACGCCCTTCGAGCGGGTGTCGCGCGTGGACTACGTGCTGACCGAGCCTCCGAGCAGCCTGACGCTGCAACGGGATGCCCGCGGCGCGGTCACCCGCGTCCACCTTGGACTGGCGGATGGCGACTGGACGGTGCGCTTCAACTGGCTGCTGAACTCCGGGCACACGGCGGAGGCCCACCGGCTGGCGGAGACCATCGCACGCGCCCTTCCGGACATGCCGGAGGCCAAGGAACTCGCGCTCTTCTCGGGGATGTCGCTCGACGGAGGGGAGGGCAGTCACGCCGTGGTGGCCACCGCGCGAGCCTGGCGCGATGCCAACCCCGACAGCCTGGATGCACACCGCCTCTGGGCGTACCAGATGCGGCGTGCCGGGCGGCTCGACGAGGTCCGTGCGCACTACACCGCCGAGCTCGCGACCACGCCGAACTCCGCGCTCCTGGCCATTCTGCTCGCGCGAACGGAGACGGGCCGTGAGGCGAGGGCTCGAATCGAGGCGCTGCATCGCGCCCACCCCGATGACCTGGTGGTCCGCCGCGCCTTGGCCATGCTCTACGTGCGCGAGCAGCTTTGGGCGGAGGCGCTGCCGCTGTTCATCGCGCTGGCCGGCGATGACCCTGAATACGCGGAGCGCTACGCGGACGCGCACGATGAAGTCCTCATGGGCCTGGGGCGGCGTGAGGAGGCCGAGCAGCGCGCGGCGGCGCGAATACCCTCCGTCGAAGCGAAGAAGCCCACTCCCTGGAACGAACTGCTCCACTTCGCGCGCCTCCGAGGGAGGCTCGTCCTGGCGGGTGCCAGCTCGCCCTTGAAGCATCACGTGTCCCATGTGGCGGTGGAGGACAAAGTGACGGGCGCCTTGCTGCGCACGTGGCTCGCGGCGTCCATGGGCGAGGACGTGTCGGATGCCGACTTGCGCATGGTGCCCGTGGAAGTCCCGCGGCGGAGCGCGGCGGTGATTCTGGCCGCGCTGCAGGCGGGCCCCGAAGCCGTCGTGGGACCCAGCGCCACCGCCGACACGCGCGCCTTCCATTTCATGGGCTCTGAAGTGGGCATCCTCCTGGCGGCGGAGTTCGAACGGCTGGGTGACTCCGCGCTCGCGGCGCGGATGCTCCAGGTGTCCAAAGCCGAACTCGGGTTCGCCGAGCTCCAGGACGTGGTGCGCGGCGCGCGTGACGTCGACTCCCTGGCCACGATGCGGAGCGAGGAGCGCGCCGCGTTGCTGCTCGCGGTGGCGCGCGGCCAGGATGCACGGGGCGTCCGCTCCACGGAGACCTATGCCCGCGTGAAGAAGCTGGCCTTGCTGCCAGGGGCCGTCACCATCGCGCTGGCGAAGTGGCCGCGTCCGAAGCCGGGCGGCGCGGTGGCGGGGGCGCCCGCGCCGTGACGCCGGGCGGCTACATCCGCTCGTCGATGGCGCGGTTGCTCATCTCATCCGCCTCCGCGTTCTGCGCGCGGGGGACGTGGTGGAGCTTCACCTTGGTGAAGCCCTTGAGCAGCTTCCGCGCCTCTTCGTACAGCGGCTTGAGCGTCGCGCTCTTCACCTGGTAGCGGCCCCCGAGCTGACGAATCAGCAGCTCGCTGTCCGCGTAGACGTCCACCTCGCGCGCGCCCAGGGACTGGGCGTGCTTCAGGCCCAGCAGCAGGCCCATGTACTCGGCGGAGTTGTTCGTCTGCGTCCCAAGGAAGCGCCCCAGCCGGGCCACCACGTTGCCCGTGGGGTCCATCAGCACGGCGCCGGCGCCCGCGGGACCAGGGTTGCCCCGGGCCGCGCCGTCCGAATAGACGCGCAGGCGAGGATGCGGCTCGGAGGCCGCCGCCGGTTCGGCGCGAGGGGACTCGGCCTTCTCCGGAGGACTCACGAGGGGAGGCGCGGCGGCGGGCGGTGCGCCCGCGAGTCGCTGCGCGGCCTCCTCGATGAGCTGACCGAGGTGCTCACGGGTGAGACCTCGGAACTCGCGCACCGTCCCCTGCAACGGCTCCTCACGGGCGATGTGCCGGAGGATGTCGATGATGGACGGCGCGGGCATGTCCACGAAGCCGGGCGGCTACTTCTCCGCCGCGGTTTCCTGCAGCGCTTCCACGGCGTAGATGATGCGGTTGCACGAGGGACAGATGTCCGTGCCCAGGCCGGTGCGGAGCTGGTTGTACAACTGCGGGGGCACGTTCATGTTGCAGCCCTGGCAGGTGCCAGCGACCACGCCGACCATGGCGGGCAGCTTCTTCTTGCGCACCACCTCGTAGCGGCGCAGCAGGGTGGCGTCCACGCCCGCGGCCACGTCCGAGCGCCGGCCCTCGAGCCCCTTCACCTGCGACTCGGCCTCGCCCAGCTTGCCGCGCAGCTCCGTCATCCGGCCCGCCAGCCCCTGCTGCTTGGTGGCGAAGTCGGACTCCTTGCCCTTGATGGCCTCGCGCGCGCCGCCGAGCTGCTTCGTCAGCTCCGTCAGCTCCTCCGCCATCGTCAGATTGGCCTTCTTGGCGATGTCGATTTCACGGGCCAGGGCGGAGTACTCGCGGGTGGAACGCTGCTCGCTGAGCCGCGCCTCCCACTTCTTCACCTTGTCCTTCTCGTCCGTGATGTTCTGCTCGAGCTGGGCCTTCTGCTTCTCCATGTCCGCGACACGGGCCCGTTCCGCTTCGATGGCGCTGCGGGCCACACCCAGCTCCCGCTCCAGCTCTGCAATCTGGCGGGGGTGAACGTCCGCGGCCTTCCGGAGCGAGGCGACCTCGAGGTCCACGTTCTGCAGCTCCGCCAGCGCTTTCAATTTCTCCCGCAAAGTTGCTGCCTCCCACAGGGCCGCACCGTGTACGGCAACGGCCGAGCTCTTGTACCAACAAGGATGATGAGGGTCCAACGTCCAAATGGGCCATGAGTCATCCCCCAGGGCCCTTACCGCGATGCCGCATTTGAAACAGCTTCACGCACCCGTTAGACCGGAGCGCGTGCTTCGTCCATCCTTCATCCTCGTTCTCTGCGCGCTGGCCCCTGCCTGCAAGGAGTCCGCGCCCCCGCCGCCCGCCACCACGGCGGCCCCCGCCGCCCCGCCCGCGCCCGCCGCGCACACGAAGTGGGGTGTCATCGAGGGGCGTATCCAGCTCTCCGGAACGCCTCCCACCCCCGCCCGACAGCCCACCATTGGCACGGTCGTCTCCGTGTGCGGCGAGGAGACGGAGGAGCGCTCGCTCGTCGTGGGCGCCGAGGGCGGCGTGGCCCACGCCGTCGTGTCCCTGAAGGACGGCAAGGCGCTGCCCGCGCCCGTCAGGCCCGCACCGGAGCCGGTGCTGGACCAGAAGCAGTGTGTGTATGACCCGCCCGTGCTGGCCGCGAAGACGGGGAGCACCCTGGTCATCCGGAACTCGGATCCGTTGGTGCACAATGTTCGCGCCGCCTCGGGGACGAACCGCGCCTTCTTCAACGTGGCCATGCCGCTGGAGGGGATGAGCGTCCGCCGCCAGCTCCCCGCCGAGCCCGGCGAGGTCCCCATCCACTGCGACATCCACCCCTGGATGCGCGCCCGGGTGCGCACCTTCGACCATGGGTACTTCGCCACCAGCGGCGCGGACGGGCGCTTCCGCCTGGAGGTCCCCGAGGGCACCCACACCGTCGTCGTCTGGCATGAGCGGCTCCCGGAGCAATTGCACACCGTGACAGTGCGTACGGGGGAGACCGTCCAGGTGGATGCGCGCTGGGCCACCACCGACCTCAAGTAGGGCGGGGCCGTACGGACGGTCCAAGGTTTCTCGCGCTCGGCGTCTAATGGATTGAGAAGCCGCGAAGGGATCGGGGTTCCGTTCCGGCGGAAATATTGTTATGAAGGTGGCATTCGCCACGGACGAGGGGGCCGAGTCATGCAGCAGCCAAAGAAGCGGGCAACCCTGATGAACGACGCACACGGCCTGGAGACGCCCCGGAAGGCGGCGCCCCGGCCCGTCGGAATGCAGGAGATGGGACCGAACCTGTACGAGCAGTTGCGCCGCGCGCTGGTGGAGCTGACGCCCGTCTCGTCCCATTGAACGCAGGCCGGACTGGCGCTGGCGCCACGGCCTGAAAAGCGAAGGGGCTCCCGGCAAATCGCCGTGGAGCCCCTTGCTGTTGATGGACCTAGATGTCGTCCTCTTCGGACTCGCCTCCGGCCGATTCCTCGTCATCGAACGAGTCGAGTTCCTCTTCCTCATCTTCCCCTCGGCCAGCCGGCTCCTCGGGTTCAATGGGTTCGATGACCTTCGGGGCAGCGGCGAGACGTCCGCGCCTTCCCTCGGGTTGAGGCTTCAGTGCCGGGCTTTCCCGCTGATCCGCACCACACTTCGGGCAGATCGGGTCCGGCTTCTTCATGTCGTAGAACTTCGTCTGGCACTTGAAGCAGACGTGTTTTGTTCCGAGGTCCTTCGCCGGCATTCGCCACCTTTGTAAAAGGCGAGTGAAGACAGGGGGGAGGGCGGCTCAATAGTTGGGCCGCAAGACGGAGTCAACCTGTGGTTTGCGTGGAAGATTTCTAGCGGTAGCATCCATGGCGCGTTTTCCCCCGGAAGCTGGACGCCCCTCTTGAACTTTACCTGCGACAATTGCCAGAAGCGGTATTCCATTGCGGACGAAAAGGTCCGCGGCAAAACGGTCAAGGTCCGCTGTAAGAACTGCCAGAACGTCGTCACCGTCGAAGGCCCCGCCGAGGAAGAGAACACCCGCGTGGTGTCGCTCGCGGACGTGGAGCGGATCCGCGCCCAGGAGCGCTCTCTGGCGGAGCCCGAGCCGAGCGCCGCCCCGGCTGCCGTCATCAGCGCGCCCATCGCACCCGCCCCCGCGCCCAAGGCGCCGGCGGCCCAGGCCGCGTTGCAGACGCCCTGGGACGACGAGCCCACTCGCGCCGCCCCCATGAAGGCCACGGGGTCTCCCTGGTTCGTCATGGTGCGCAACAAGCAGGAGGGCCCGCTGGACGAGGGCGCCCTGCGCGAGCTGATGGCCACCGGCGCCGTGAATGGCCGGAGCTTCTTCTGGCAGCAGGGCATGGCGGACTGGAAGCGGGGCTCGGACATCCCCGAGCTGGCCGGGCTCTTCGAGCCGCCGGCCCCCGTCGAGCCGCCCCCTCCGCCGCCTCCCGTGGCCGCGGCCCCGGAGCCCGCGCGTCCCTCGCGCAGCGCCCCGGCCCGCCGTGAGCCGGAGCCGCAGCCCTTCGAGCCGGAGCCCGAGCCGGAGCCGGTGCAGCGCCAGGCCGCGCCGGAGCAGCCCTGGCCGGACGAGGAGGACGACGCGCCGGACAACACCTTCTTCGGTGACCCGCTGCCGCGCGCCGAGCCCGAGCCGGTGCCACGCGCCGAGCCGAGTCGCCGCCCGCAGCCGCGCCCCACGGCCACCGCAGCGCCGCTGGACGACGCGCTGTTCTCCGACCTGGACCTGCCGAACCAGCGCAACGACGGCGAGGACGACGGGCGCCAGGACGAAGACGGCGTGCCGTACCCCGAGGACCCGCACGCCGCGCTGGGCGGCGGTGAGGATGACGACGACGGCAAGGTGGTGCAGGACACGCGTCACTTCGCCAAGAAGTCCGGCGTGACGCGCCGCAACCCGGCCTGGAAGTACGCCGTCTTCGTGCTCCTGCTCCTCATCGTCCCGCTGGGGCTCGCGTACGTGCTGTCGGAGACGCTGGGCGTGGTGCCGCTGCGCGTGCAGACGGTGGATGCCCAGGGCAACGCGGTGGAGCAGCCCGTCTTCTCGCCGGAGGGCGTCGGAGCCCTGCGCGACAAGCTGATGGGCCGTGCGCCGCCGCCCGCGCCTCCCGCGGACAACAAGCCTCCGGCACCTCCCACGGACAGCAAGCGTCCGGCCGGCACCGGTGCGCCCACGGGCGCGGCGGGCTCGGGGGCGGGCGTGGGCGCGCTGTCCGACGCGGAGCTGCAGGCCGCCTACGCGGACTCGGACAAGAAGGACGTGGACCCGGCCGTGCGCGGCGGCGAGGACGTGGCCGCCGCCGACACGGAGGAGGTGGGTGGCCCGTCCGACGAAGAGGTGGAGCGCGTGCTGGAGAAGACGCAGCCTGCCTTCCGTGACTGCGTGGAGGCCGAGCTGCGCAAGAACCCGTCCTTCAAGGGCGGCAAGGTGACGCTCACCGCCACCGTGAGCAGCTCCGGCTCGGTGAAGGCGGCCACGTTCGACCGCAAGGACCTGAACCGCAACAGCCCGGTGGGCACCTGCATCCGGGACCGCGCGAAGGGGATGGTGTTCTCCGCCTTCGCGGGCGAGGACGTGGACCTGGAGATTCCACTGGTCCTCTCCAAGTCGATGTAGCGCCTAGAGGTCGAAGTTCCCCGCGGGAGGCGGCTTCTTGCCGCGCGTCGCCTTCTCGCGGGCCCTGCGCACCTCCTCGCGCAGGGCCTCGGTGGCCTCCCGGTCCACCTCCAGCGTGGCGAGGTCCAGCACGTCGCCCTCGCGAACCCCCGCGGGCAGCTCGCTGAGCGGGCGCGTCACCTGACGGCCGTCGACGACGAGCACGGCGACGTCCTCTTCGATGCGGTCCAGCGTGGCCCGGGTCGTCATGGGCTGTGGCTCCTTGCTGCTCACGGGTTGCAGTCCTTGGCCGGCCGCCGGTTGTTGCGCTTGGCATCCTGGCGGCTGGTGAAGGTCACCAGGTTGCCCGCCTTGATTTTCATGACGTTGCGGCACGTGGGGCGGTGGAACACGTCACTGTTGATGCTGCCCACGTAGGCGCCCACCGTCACGGTGTTGGCGTCGACGCGGGTGCGCGTGTTCCCCCGGGGCGTCGATGGCCGCGAGCCGTCCGGACCCTCGAGGCTCATGGTGTACGGCTGCCCGGCGGGTGGCCGCTTCGCGTTGCCCGCGGTCAGCGGCGCGAGCGCGGGCGCGCCCAGGCCGGGGTAGCTGTAGCGCGTGTCCTCGGGCACGCCCGGGGCCAGCCGCTGCGGGGTGACGACGAGCGTCTTGCCGTCGCTCACCACCTGAATCTCGCCATGTTGGTCCGTGCGGAACACCTGCGTGCCGGCGGCCTTGAGGCGCTCGAGCGTGGCCGGTGAGGGTGCGCCAATCAGGTTGCCCTCGCCCGCGGAGATGACGGCGGCGCGGGGCGACACGGCCGACAGGAACGCGGCGCTGCTGGTGCCGTCGGTGCCATGGGAGGCCACCTTGAGGAGCGTGGCCTGCATGGGGGCGTTGCGCGCCAGCAGGTGCTCTTCGGTGCGCGCGTGCGCGTCCGCCATGAAGAGCACCGTGGTGTCGCCATACGTGAGGCGCAGGATGACGGAGTTGGCCTCCAGCGCGGCCTCGGGCACGTCGAGCAGCGGCTCGGTGGGCGCCCGGGGCCACAGCACGGTGAGGGACACGCCCGCGCCCAGCGGCAGCCGCTGAAGCGCGTTGGGCGTCGCGGGAGACGGGGAGGGGGAGATGAACTCCACGCCCTGGCTGGCCACGGCGCCGAGCAGGGCGTCGTACGCCTTGGGCGTGGCGCCGAGCTGCGGCTCCAGGAGCTGCTTGGCCCCCACCCGCTTGAGCACCGGCTCCAGCGAGCCGTGGTGGTCCGCGTGGGGGTGGGTGAGGACGACCAGGTCCAGCCGCTGCGTGAGCAGCTCCGGCAGCCGGTTCACCAGGTGGTCCGCGGCCTGGGAGGGGCCGGTGTCCACCAGCGCGGTGTACCCGTCGGGGGACACGATGAGCGCGGCGTCGCCCTGACCCACGTCGAAGAAGTAGACGTGCAGCTTTCCGTCCGGGGTTCCGCCGAAGTAGCGCCGCTGGGGCGCGGAGGGGCGCGCGGCCTGGGCGGGCTCGGGGGGCGGCGGGGGCGGGTCCTGGCACGCCGCCAGGGCCAGCAGGACGGCGAGGAGGAAACGCGGGCGGAAACTCATGGGTGGCAGTCCTCGGCGGGGCGGCGTTCGCGCATGGCTTCGCCGCGGCTCGCGTATTCGGTGCGTTCCGACTTGGAGCGCTTGAGGGTCTTGCAGGACGCTTTGTGGAACACCTTGCTGCCCTTGAGGCTGATGTATCGGCCTTCACTGGCGCCGCGTTGCGTCGGGGTGTTCGTGTCCGAGCTGGTGGCGGGGGCGCTCCTGCCACGCGGGGTGCTGGCCTTGCGCGTGCCCCGGGTGATGGGGCCCAGCGCCACCGCGTTGGACGTCACCTCGCCCGCGACCAGCACGGAGGCGCCGCTCCGCCGCTCCCCTCGCACGGACACGACGTTGCCGTCGCTGGTGGCCACGACCTCTCCGTCCAGGTCGGTGCGGAAGACCTGGGCCTTCTCCGCGCGCAGGCGCTCCAGCACCTGCGCGGTGGGGTGCCCGTAGTCATTCTTGGCGCCCACGGAGATGACGGCGGCCTGGGGCTTCACCGCGGCGAGGAAGGCCGCGGTGGACGAGTGCCGCCCGCCGTGGTGGGCCACCTTCAGCACGGTGGAGGTGAAGTCGATGTTCTTGCGCAGCAGCGTGGCCTCGGTGTCCGGCTCGGCGTCGCCGGTGAAGAGGAACGCCGTCTTCCCGTAGGTCAGCTTGGCGACGATGGAGTTGGAGTTCGCGTCGGAGCGGGTGCCCTTGAGGAACGGGTCTTCCGGCACGCGCGGCCAGAGCACGGTGAGGGCGGCGCCGTCGCCCAGGCCGATGGTGAGCAGCGAGCTGGGGTCCGAGGGGTCGGGCAGGGGCTTCATCACCTGGCCCACCTCGTCGCCCACGACGTTCAGCAGGTCGCGGTAGGCCTCGCTCGGGTGGTCGAAGCCCGGGTCCATGAAGCGCCGCGCGCCCACGGTGCGCAGGGCATTGGAGATGCCGCCCAGGTGGTCCAGGTGCGGGTGGGTGAGGATGACCAGGTCCAGGGGCCCCTGCACCAAGTCCCGCAGCCGCCGCTCCAGATGCATCCGGGATTCGGGAGGGCCTCCGTCGATGAGCACCGTCTTGCCCGTGGGCGAGATGACGAGCGCGGCGTCTCCCTGGCCCACGTCGAAGAAGTGAACCGTCAGGGACTGGTTGCCCGACTGGGCCAGGGCCCATCCTGGAAGCGTGGCGAGGAGGAGGACGAGGAGTGCGAGCAGCCGGGCGAAGGACATCACGGGGCGACTCTACCGCTCCGCGCCCGCCCTGGGCACCCGGGGGCGTGTGAAGCCGCGGGCCCGCCGCGAGCGCTTCCCGAGGGCGAGGAAGTGGGCTAAGGGGCCGAGCATGTCCGACTCCGAAGACCTCTTCCATTTCGTCGAGGACATTGCCGACCAGGCGCGCCGCAAGCTGCAGGCGTGGAAGGAGGGGCAGTCGCCCGGGGCTCAGGCTCCGGCGGCGGGACCGTCCACCGCCCGGGTGAATCTGGACACGGTTCGTTCTCCCGCGGACCTGGCGCCTTACATCGACCACACCCTGCTCAAGCCCGAGGCGCGCGCCGAGGACGTGGTGAAGGTGGCCGAGGAGGCCCGGCAATACGGCTTCGCCACCGTCTGCGTGAACAGCACGCACGTGGGCACCGCCGCGCGCGTGCTGGCGGGCACGTCCACGGTGCCCATCGCCGTGGTGGGCTTCCCGCTGGGCGCGTCGTTGCCCGCGGCCAAGGCCTTCGAGGCCCGCGAGTCCATCCGCGCCGGGGCGCGGGAAATCGACATGGTGCTGAACATCGGCGCGCTCAAGGCGCAGGACTACGCCCTGGTGCACCAGGACATCGCCGCGGTGGTGGAGGCCTGTGGCCCGGTGCCGCTGAAGGTCATCCTGGAGACGGCGATGCTCACGGACGAGGAGAAGGTCATCGCCTGCTCGCTCGCCAAGGCCGCGGGCGCCGCCTTCGTGAAGACGTCCACGGGCTTCGGGCCCGGCGGCGCCACCGAGGCGGATGTGGCGCTGATGCGCCGTGTGGTGGGCGACACCGTGGGCGTGAAGGCGTCCGGGGGCGTGCGCTCGGCCGATGACGCGATGAAGATGCTGCGTGCGGGGGCCAACCGCTTGGGCGCGTCCGCGTCCGTGGCCATCGTCTCCGGGCAGACTTCCACCGCGAAGTACTGACGGGGGCGGACACGGTGAACGCGAAACAGCGAGACGAATTCAAGGCGCTGCTGCTCGCGCTCCATTCGGAGCTGACGGAGAAGGCGCCGTCGAAAATCGAGCCCAACCGCACCGATGACGCGCGCATCGGCGGCGACGAGGACGAGCAGCCGCTCAACGAGATGATGCAGGCCATCGCGTCCAACCGGAACCGGAACATGGACGGCGTGCTGGCTCGGGTCATCAAGGCGCTGGGCAAGCTGCGCGAGGACCCGGACGGGTTCGGTGACTGCGAGGAGTGCGGCGACGAGATTCCGCTCGGCCGCCTGCGCGCCATGCCCTACGCGGAGCTGTGCGTGACGTGCCAGGGCAACAAGGACGGCCCCAAGGGCCGCGCCACCCGCAAGAAGCTGACCGACTACACCTGAACAACCGGCGCGCGAGCCCCTGTGCCTCGCGCGCCCTCAACGGCTACACGAGGCTTCGAGGGCTCATGGACACCACCGGACTGAAGGAGCGGGCGGAGGCATGGCGTCAGGCGGACCCGGACGCGTCCACCGCGGCGGAGCTGGCGGCGCTGCTGGCGAAGGGCGACTGGGCCGAGCTGGAGGACCGCTTCTCGCAGGACCTGGAGTTCGGCACCGCGGGCCTGCGCGGCGTGCTGGGCGCGGGGCCCAACCGGATGAACCGCGCGGTGATTCGGCGCACCACCGCGGGCCTGGCCCGCTACCTCAAGGCCCAGGTGCCGGACGTGGCCACCCGCGGCGTGGTGGTGGGGCGTGACGCGCGCAACCTGAGCGCCGAGCTGGCCGAGGACACCGCCGCGGTGCTGGCCGCCGAGGGCATCCCCGCGCACGTCTTCCCGGAGCCGGTCCCCACGCCGCTGGTGGCCTTCGCCGCGCTGCACCTCAACGCCGCCGCGGCCGTGATGGTGACGGCCAGCCACAACCCGCCCGAGTACAACGGCTACAAGGTGTACTGGGGCAACGGCGCGCAAATCATCCCGCCGCACGACACGGGCATCGCCGCCGCCATCGCGAAGGTGGAGCCCGCCAACCGTGTGCCGCTGCTGACGCCGGCCGACGCCCGGGCGAAGGGCCTGTGGAAGGACCTGCCCGCGTCCATGGGCGACGCCTACGTGCACGCCATCCTGGGGCTGCGCGTGTACGGCAAGGGCTCCGAGTCCTTGTCCCTCGTCTACACCGCGATGCACGGCGTGGGCGGCGTCTGGGCCGAGCGCGCCCTGCGGGAG
This genomic window from Myxococcus hansupus contains:
- a CDS encoding ribonuclease HI family protein codes for the protein MPAPSIIDILRHIAREEPLQGTVREFRGLTREHLGQLIEEAAQRLAGAPPAAAPPLVSPPEKAESPRAEPAAASEPHPRLRVYSDGAARGNPGPAGAGAVLMDPTGNVVARLGRFLGTQTNNSAEYMGLLLGLKHAQSLGAREVDVYADSELLIRQLGGRYQVKSATLKPLYEEARKLLKGFTKVKLHHVPRAQNAEADEMSNRAIDERM
- a CDS encoding zinc ribbon domain-containing protein: MREKLKALAELQNVDLEVASLRKAADVHPRQIAELERELGVARSAIEAERARVADMEKQKAQLEQNITDEKDKVKKWEARLSEQRSTREYSALAREIDIAKKANLTMAEELTELTKQLGGAREAIKGKESDFATKQQGLAGRMTELRGKLGEAESQVKGLEGRRSDVAAGVDATLLRRYEVVRKKKLPAMVGVVAGTCQGCNMNVPPQLYNQLRTGLGTDICPSCNRIIYAVEALQETAAEK
- a CDS encoding carboxypeptidase regulatory-like domain-containing protein — translated: MLRPSFILVLCALAPACKESAPPPPATTAAPAAPPAPAAHTKWGVIEGRIQLSGTPPTPARQPTIGTVVSVCGEETEERSLVVGAEGGVAHAVVSLKDGKALPAPVRPAPEPVLDQKQCVYDPPVLAAKTGSTLVIRNSDPLVHNVRAASGTNRAFFNVAMPLEGMSVRRQLPAEPGEVPIHCDIHPWMRARVRTFDHGYFATSGADGRFRLEVPEGTHTVVVWHERLPEQLHTVTVRTGETVQVDARWATTDLK
- a CDS encoding TIGR02300 family protein, encoding MPAKDLGTKHVCFKCQTKFYDMKKPDPICPKCGADQRESPALKPQPEGRRGRLAAAPKVIEPIEPEEPAGRGEDEEEELDSFDDEESAGGESEEDDI
- a CDS encoding AgmX/PglI C-terminal domain-containing protein; this translates as MNFTCDNCQKRYSIADEKVRGKTVKVRCKNCQNVVTVEGPAEEENTRVVSLADVERIRAQERSLAEPEPSAAPAAVISAPIAPAPAPKAPAAQAALQTPWDDEPTRAAPMKATGSPWFVMVRNKQEGPLDEGALRELMATGAVNGRSFFWQQGMADWKRGSDIPELAGLFEPPAPVEPPPPPPPVAAAPEPARPSRSAPARREPEPQPFEPEPEPEPVQRQAAPEQPWPDEEDDAPDNTFFGDPLPRAEPEPVPRAEPSRRPQPRPTATAAPLDDALFSDLDLPNQRNDGEDDGRQDEDGVPYPEDPHAALGGGEDDDDGKVVQDTRHFAKKSGVTRRNPAWKYAVFVLLLLIVPLGLAYVLSETLGVVPLRVQTVDAQGNAVEQPVFSPEGVGALRDKLMGRAPPPAPPADNKPPAPPTDSKRPAGTGAPTGAAGSGAGVGALSDAELQAAYADSDKKDVDPAVRGGEDVAAADTEEVGGPSDEEVERVLEKTQPAFRDCVEAELRKNPSFKGGKVTLTATVSSSGSVKAATFDRKDLNRNSPVGTCIRDRAKGMVFSAFAGEDVDLEIPLVLSKSM
- a CDS encoding DUF3006 domain-containing protein, yielding MTTRATLDRIEEDVAVLVVDGRQVTRPLSELPAGVREGDVLDLATLEVDREATEALREEVRRAREKATRGKKPPPAGNFDL
- a CDS encoding ComEC/Rec2 family competence protein — encoded protein: MSFRPRFLLAVLLALAACQDPPPPPPEPAQAARPSAPQRRYFGGTPDGKLHVYFFDVGQGDAALIVSPDGYTALVDTGPSQAADHLVNRLPELLTQRLDLVVLTHPHADHHGSLEPVLKRVGAKQLLEPQLGATPKAYDALLGAVASQGVEFISPSPSPATPNALQRLPLGAGVSLTVLWPRAPTEPLLDVPEAALEANSVILRLTYGDTTVLFMADAHARTEEHLLARNAPMQATLLKVASHGTDGTSSAAFLSAVSPRAAVISAGEGNLIGAPSPATLERLKAAGTQVFRTDQHGEIQVVSDGKTLVVTPQRLAPGVPEDTRYSYPGLGAPALAPLTAGNAKRPPAGQPYTMSLEGPDGSRPSTPRGNTRTRVDANTVTVGAYVGSINSDVFHRPTCRNVMKIKAGNLVTFTSRQDAKRNNRRPAKDCNP
- a CDS encoding ComEC/Rec2 family competence protein, with the protein product MSFARLLALLVLLLATLPGWALAQSGNQSLTVHFFDVGQGDAALVISPTGKTVLIDGGPPESRMHLERRLRDLVQGPLDLVILTHPHLDHLGGISNALRTVGARRFMDPGFDHPSEAYRDLLNVVGDEVGQVMKPLPDPSDPSSLLTIGLGDGAALTVLWPRVPEDPFLKGTRSDANSNSIVAKLTYGKTAFLFTGDAEPDTEATLLRKNIDFTSTVLKVAHHGGRHSSTAAFLAAVKPQAAVISVGAKNDYGHPTAQVLERLRAEKAQVFRTDLDGEVVATSDGNVVSVRGERRSGASVLVAGEVTSNAVALGPITRGTRKASTPRGRSAPATSSDTNTPTQRGASEGRYISLKGSKVFHKASCKTLKRSKSERTEYASRGEAMRERRPAEDCHP
- the deoC gene encoding deoxyribose-phosphate aldolase; amino-acid sequence: MSDSEDLFHFVEDIADQARRKLQAWKEGQSPGAQAPAAGPSTARVNLDTVRSPADLAPYIDHTLLKPEARAEDVVKVAEEARQYGFATVCVNSTHVGTAARVLAGTSTVPIAVVGFPLGASLPAAKAFEARESIRAGAREIDMVLNIGALKAQDYALVHQDIAAVVEACGPVPLKVILETAMLTDEEKVIACSLAKAAGAAFVKTSTGFGPGGATEADVALMRRVVGDTVGVKASGGVRSADDAMKMLRAGANRLGASASVAIVSGQTSTAKY
- a CDS encoding TraR/DksA family transcriptional regulator, which translates into the protein MNAKQRDEFKALLLALHSELTEKAPSKIEPNRTDDARIGGDEDEQPLNEMMQAIASNRNRNMDGVLARVIKALGKLREDPDGFGDCEECGDEIPLGRLRAMPYAELCVTCQGNKDGPKGRATRKKLTDYT